A segment of the Branchiostoma floridae strain S238N-H82 chromosome 10, Bfl_VNyyK, whole genome shotgun sequence genome:
CAACGAAAAATGTCCTTTTGACAGATCCCATCACAGTTCAGTTTTCTGACCAGTTCTTTTATAAGGCCCGGTTTTTGCAGCCTTTTTAAAGACGATACAACTAAGCAAAAAATGATTGTAGATCAGGCTTAAGCTTTGAACCTTTAGCGCACATGTAGATGCACTAAAATGATTTGCACCTGCATTGTCGTAAGAGAAAATGAAATCTTAAAGATGAGTCTTTTGTGTCCCCATTTAAGAAAATGTCACGGGATTCATTGAAGACCATCGGTGCATGTCTAAACGTTACTGACTGTCAAATTGTAACTAAGCCAATCATTCTATTCAAAGGAATGTTTGCAACGGAAAAAGAAGTAATCGTAGTATTTATGTCTACCCAAATGTCATAACTATTAGGTTTTAAGGATAGGAAAAGGTTTGACCTTAGTTAATGTGACCAAATATGGTAGAAATCGCGTTATATCTCACGATATATCGTTATATATCGCGTTATATCTCATTTCTCTTATAAACGTTCAACTTTCAGCTCTCAGTTAGACACGAAGGACGGTCCATACAAACAGAAGTGCATGACACATGAAGGCCGTAGATGTGTATTTGGCAATGTTGTGCAAACATTGATTACTCTGTATTTGTTCTGTGGTCTTCGAAGAAGTCCATGATACTCAATGGAATtttccttcctttattcattcattcactcattcgttcattcattcatgcactCATTCATTTTGTTAGAGTCAAAGGAAAACCACAATTTTCCTCCAAACATCTTAATTACAGTTGAGTTAAAATCTTGGTCAGAAACTGTAGATCGACAACCGTATGTTTACAGTACTAAAATAGAAATTCTCAGCCATCTTGTATCAGAAATACGACGCCATTTTGGCGAGCCGAGCTGCGTCAGAGTTCATGACTTTCAGTTTTACGTCACGTCACGtgatttgtgacagccaatgaATCTGCCACCACGAATTTAATCAGAattatacttaaatgtatttgaACTGAGTCTCCATTGACCGTAATGATCTTCGGTCACCGTTCGTAGTTTTTTATGTCCTAGTACTAGGTAGTCTGTACAAGCACGTCCTTGGTCTGTACTATGAACCTTTCACACCGTCCGACTGTATTTGCTAAACACCAGAAAGTCACGAATTTAGAAATAGCCAGAGACTCGGGCGTTTTATTCTCTAAAAATCTATCCCATCCCACTGGGTTTCGTTCGAGGACCTGCCAATATTGGGCCGATGTCTACAAATCACGAGATGATCGAAAGAAGACCGGGCATTTCATAACTACTGCTAAAATTTCTATGTAGAGTCTTCGGCCGATCAATTTTCATGCTTTGTGATCTTGGCTTTAGTCGTCTGTATTACTGTGTAACATTTTAACTCTGATGAGAAGAAGGCAAACTTTTCCTGTGTACAATTCTCATACTTTCGTACTACTTCAGTCTATATGTTGTGCAACATTCTCTTTTTCGATACAATACAGGCCATTGCCACACTGAAAGAGTAGGTGAACTTTTCTCCCTTCAATTTATGATGTGGAGGACAGTCGTTTGTGTTACTATGGAAAATTTTAACTTTAAGAGAAGGCAGCGTTTCTCGTTTAATCTACCATACTTTCGTAACACTCTTCAGCCTATATATTGTGCATTATTCTTTGTGTCGATACTAAGACAGCTCATTGCCTGATTGAAAAGAGTAGGTAAACTTTTCGCCCTTTGTGGTGTGGGCTTTAATCATCTGTATTACCGTTGAACGTTTGAACTCTGGTGATAATAAGGCAAAGTTTCGTGTTTAATCTATCATACTTTCGTAACACTCTTCagactaatactagtattgtgcAACATTCTAGCTCCGTGCCAATACAATACCGGTCAATGACCCAAGAGTAGGTAAACTTTTCTCCCTTTCAAAGTAAAGAATCTGAGATAAATGTTTAATAATAGCTCCTAGGTACATTGGAACACTTCGGATAATGAGAACAAAAGCATGGCGTTTCTCCACCCTAGAACCAAATTGTTTATAAAGGATTCAGTGGATCGAAAAATGGTGATAGACCGGATTGGAATTTCAGACGACGCTTTCGGCATTCACGGGTCACCCGGGGGCACTAAAGGTCATAATTATAGTCTGGGTGACCTTTAAGAAATTGGAGCGAATACTACAAATCAGTTCTTATCGCTTCGGTAACAGTTTCAGTATGTGTAATGCATTCAGAACGGAAATGGAACATAAATATGGTATAATTTGCTGGACTCCTTTGAATAGTGACAACCAGTGCAGTGGGTCTTTTAGAACCCTTTGCGACATGTGAAAATTCAGAAATATAtgcttgtagaaaaaaaaaacattagataAGTGTGGGAACCCTGTTATCATCTCACAACAATACGCGAGTCTACAATTTCAGGTAGTCATTATTTTGACACCCGCCTTACACACCCGTCTTATCTTGAGAAAAATCTCTCTGGCAAGTATCTACGGCTAAGCGGCATATTGCGTTACTGACGAGAAGTTAAAAGCGCAAAGCTCCAGTCGTTTAATTCTCAATTCAAATTTCGAATTTGCACTGTTTAGTGATGTTAAAGCCTTATATACGACGAATCTTTGGGATTGCCTCCATGCTATTATGCTGTTATGACCCCCCAAAACACTTGCCATGACATCAAGTGGTACATCTAGATCTATTGACATTTAAACTGTGCCGAAGCCCTCAGGCCATGTCACCCCTGCATTGTTGCAGAGTATGGAGAACCGCGACTGGCCAAACAGGTCCAGATTTTATCTTTAGAAATGGTTGGCTCGTGGGATGTATCCAAGTACTTTATAGTCTAGTCCTTGACACGAAAGGACAACTTATACAAAGCAGGTGTCAAACTGGTCATTCTTGGAAGGCattcttaaaaaaacaaaatcaaaaatagaACAAAGCGTTAAAAGTTTTAATTGGAATTCACCATAGTTCCCCAGCATATTTGTACTGTGATCGTTCAGAGCAAGCACGCGTATCCACCTATTTTGTTAATTTCAAGCTTCCTAAAGTAAACAAGGGCAGAAAAATAACTATCACAGTAACCAAGTTCGACACAACCTTCATGCTGCCGTAAAATTACATTATAGAATTGCAATGCTTGAAAAATCCGCTAGGAGGTGACAGTAATCCGTGCCCGTGGCCTCAATCCATGCAACAGACATGGTAGGTGTATtcgttttgtttatttgtttgtttgtttgtttgtttgtttgtattgataCAAGGTACGCGGTGTCATGgcttaacacaccaggtttgtaatgAACCGTACAAGCTCCATATCCGGATAGATTtgtttgatccattcacaccgTGAAGGAGCCCTATATTCTTTTCGATCagtgtagtgggttctttaGTGTGGTGggtacttgtttgtttttagttggACTTCCATTCAGGTGTTaacgtaatatatatatatctttccaCTATTCGTCCTAGAGTCCGTATACatgttgctttctttgcttagcaCTAAGCACTTAGGAACGAGTATGGTAGTTGCCAGTGGACAAGCCACGGCAcctgttgtagtgattgcacaaagtcgTGTGGCCCACGGGCTATTGAAACGGAGACGGGCGCCCCGTCGTCCGGTCTGGTTTTTATTCATCCTTTTATTTatgtatattcatttatttcagctTTGTCACAGGACAGGACAGCGGTAACAGGCGACGACTTTTATCTGGTCCTTGTCCAGATTAAAAACTAAATAATGAGAACAAACGCTGAGATACAATAgtaaacatacacaaacaacatacaaaaacaatggCATCGGGGAATTCACGAGGTTTTAAGTAtaatttacacatatataattgtataattgtaacaatcacaatgaataagtcaacaccttctttttttttgactGATTATTGTTTATTCATTCCTCGTTTCACGGACCAATTTTCTATGCAGCCTCCCAGTATGTCGTGCCTGACTATACGGTAGGAGGTGCTGTGTTCCCCGCGCGTCCCCGGGTGTTTAGGCGGTGGTGCCGGCGCCGAAGGTCTCCGTGAAGTGGTTGGAGACGGAGTTGATGATGGTGTTGGCGTCATCGATGTAGGGCTGGGCAACAGCAGTCAGCGAGTCTGTGCAATGGGCAGTTCAACACATGGTGAGTGGGAGGATTAGGGGAACACAGtaaaagctaggggcacaacccgccgtacgtctacgtggtgtctacgtgccaaaacgtgggcaatcgcacagagattgtacgttgtaagcacgtacaactcacttaccacttgcgcaacgaacgatgcacgcaaccggcgcaaccgtgcgagagaCGTGCTCCCTCCCTGCCCCTGCcagtccttccccacgttttcggaaaaacgtggcggacgtgacctccccaaaaacgtacggacaaaaagcacgtacggcgggttgtgcccctagcttaacaGTCAGCGAGCCTAGGGAAATAGCAAGCAGTTGTGTGGGGGATATAACGCCATTGATGCCCTACTATGTATTgccgcagccgaccgatgatgatgatgtattgtaCCTCTTCGGTGTAAAGcggatgtacaatgtatgtatttacCGTAAACAAATCCgtatggatgtaaaaaaaaattctgtagtgTGGTCAGGATGCTATCGTTACTTGATTAATGAAATTATATTTTCCCTGTAGAGAAAAACATATAAATTgtctgatgtgtttttttttgtttttctttcttcttcttcttacgCCTGTAGCCAATCAGATCCTATGTTAGATATtagctttgtttttttttttaaacaaaagcaTCTTTTATAAGAACAttttactcgcacacaatacagGGCGAGTCCAATGGTATAATATTGTGTGACAAAAGGctacattctgcattttcgcgaaaatctTGTCTTACTAAATTTAGTTATCAATTCGTTTTATGAATACGCTGAAGAATAAATTgatgagatgatttttttcttcgaTGGCCTGGAATGACTGGTTCATATTTGTCATTACAATTGAAATGAAATTACAAAGATGAAGGATGAAACTTACTGATGGTGTCGTTGACGGTGGTGCTGAGGTTGTTGAGGAGGGTTGTGCCGTGGTCGACCACCTGGGCACCGACAGCGGTGGCGGCATCAACGAGCTACAGGCAAAACAGGGTAATACACGTTGTAATCGCTAGGTGCGCTTGTGAGCAAAAGCAGTCGTTGTCGGATACAGAAAACTACATATCAACACAGCCTTGAGCTTATACATTTACAGCCATACAGTTATAACAGCAATAAAAAAAGACGCTGGAGGATTAGAATTCGGCGGGAGACATGGGCGATAGGCCTCGGAACTTTTGTTGACGAAAGGGAACGAACCACCTGCTAAGATATGGGAACCCGACTCGCTCCGGAAACGCTTCCGTAGGGCCTAGGATCCCCAACGCAAACTATGCTCCTGACTAATTCTTTTAcggtctgtgtgttttgttgtctttcttatcatatttttcgtttccgaaagctacccggccgggccccgggttggacattgggacctaggccttaggctaacgtcacatttccaaaacagggcccggtcgggcagcttccGAGAGcgaaatatgataagaaaggcaacgcaacacacagaacgtaaaaggCCACAATTTCGAAATGTGACGTATGCCTTAGGGATGGTCAGCAAGTACGCCGAATCGCTGGCCTGTACGCTAGGGTCGACTGTTGCTCAGGGTTGAGCTGTTTCAATTCGTTGATTCTGCGTTGATTTGGAGTAGCCGACCCTTGAAAGCCATGGACTTATGAACGACTTACCATGGAACACTCACAGTAAatccaatggtctgaaaatggagttactcagggaggactgaagatggacttactccTTAATTGGATCAACTTTGGTTTATAGTCCATCGAAACTAACACCAACAGCCCGCAGATATTGCAAAATAGggtggacttactgtgggagtAACTCCCCCTCTGGCACAAGTAAGTCCACATTCTATCCTCGTTTATGTCCCAGGTTTGTAAGTGAGTCAAAATGCCTGAGTAAACCGCGCCATATTCGAACAGCGATCATGGCATGGATGCATTGACATTCTTATAGAGGAAATCCGAAAGGTGGTGCTTTCTGAATTCTATCCCCGTATAAAAGTACGACTGACCTGGTTGAAGGCCACGGAAGCCTGGTCGATGACGGGCTGGAAGATGGTGGACACACCGGCAGCAAGGTCGTCGAAGAAGCCACGGGACTGAAAGGAAAcgaacaaaaaacaaaataaacaaaagtcGTTCATATGTGAAGGAAGAAGTATGCCCTAAAGCGCTAGTCCCAACAGTATTATTTCTGAAGTGCGATATAATAGATTTAAGCTGCTGATAGATACTGACAGTAATACATCATATCGATGACTTAAATCATTACTGTAAAAGTGGTACAGAAAAGTCTCACCATCCTGATCTTTGTTGCAGCGATAGCCTGCTTGGCCTTGAGGCGGTTGCTAAGCAGAAGACCTGTAAGAAATgtaaagaaatgaataaataacaaTCACACGAAATGTTTGGACTACGTCTGGGTTTCACCGATTGTCGGATGGTTTATTTTTTAAGGTTGcctagaaagaaaaaaaaagagcgTATTGTTTGTGTGGCACGCATTTAAGAATAATTTAAACTTTTGCAAGcgaaatgacagcaaagcaggCTCTCAATAGCAAAGTCGTGTCATTGCTCCAAAACAGAAGTCAATACTGCAAGTACAAAATTTGCGTTCCTCCATACCCTTTGAAATATGTATTCATTGCTTCAGGCGAAACGATATCGACATTGGCATCATTCGTTTGGATCAAAATCTTGCTTGCTATCAGCAAAACAAGTTAGGCTGTCAGGAGTGAACGAAAACATCTTAGGGAAACTCACGCCTAGTGGTGGCGATAGCCTGAGCAGGGTCTGTAGTCCCGGTCCCGAACAGAGAGTCGATGGTGCCGGTGAGAGCGGTCTGGACATTCTGGATGGCCTGGGTGGTGTGCTCCAGCAGGTCCATGACACCATCGTGCAGGATACTGCCGATCTCGGTCTGGAACTCCTGGCGCTTCTTCTTGCCGCTAAGCAGGCCGGTCAGAGAATCTCCCAGATTTTGAACCGCTTCTCCTACCAGCTGCTGGGCGGTCTGGCCGAGGACGGGCACGTAGGTGTCCAACAGTTCTGGATAAAGACGATAGGCGTAATTATGATTGTTCACTTCTGTACCAAAAATACAGAGACAACATCACCAGGACCATTCTTCTTTTATGTACCAACCGTGGCAAGGATTGCCACGCCGGCGTTGACTTGACAAGTCGTACAAGACGCTGTCCACGGCTTTGAAACCACGATACTAACATATGCATCATCCCCGGGGTGGAAGGATGCATACTACGAAAACACAATAGTTCTTCTGAGGTGTCTGTCTCTAGGTATACTTTCTTTTCCTGTCCACCCCTCTCTTCCTCTCTTAGGGCGATTAATACCCTCCCCACGATTctatacaaaaaaactttccacTGGTGTTGTGTTTTTTATGTTAACTTCACAGCCAGATCCAAATTAAAGAAAGAGTGGCGTTTGCTTAAACCCTTTCCtgatgttcaaatgataaataACCTGAACAAGTCACCTTGTGCGGCGGTCTGGGCGGTGGAGAGGATGCCGTCCAGGGCGGCAGTGGTGGCGGCGGCCAGATCGTCCAGAAGACTGGCCTGGGTGCCTCCGAGGCACAGCAGAGCGATCACGATAAACGCCTTCATGACGATCTGAAAAGAAGGGGTGATCATGCTTTAGACAGATGATTTGTACAGTATTAGTGGCGTTGGTGTGGCGCAACTGGTATGCGGTTTGGCATGGAATCGAAAGGTCCCAAGTTTGATACCCGCCGTGTCCCGACGATGTGCCCTCGGAAAatacactttacacgactttccgtggcggtggagtgacgcccaccgaaaCTCTTCGGCTAGTCTGTCTAATTGTGTGCCAAAACACAttacggatttggtgcgtcaatgtgccaacatctgtACAGTAACTTATACCAAGAACCGTTAATCTTTTTTTAGATTAATgtaaagtatttacaggttcatggTACGAAGGAAATTCCCCTTGCTCGTTTCGACAAAGTACGCTAACCAATGGACCACgacttaacgtcctgtcctaagtaCTGAAACTTTGATCCTGAAGCAGTGTCGCTAACATATGGACAGTTAATGTGATAGGGCCGGTAAATAGTGGTATTTCTACGTTGCTGTAAACGTAGTTAGTTTTTGATACTCGCCGAATAATTGAGAATCCTACCGTTTGATAGATACGCTCTATTAACTACATTTAACGTTGCCGTCTCAACAAGTAGAACTCAGCGTCTATTTAGATATGGaaagacaaaggaaaacataaaaaaacgtAATACATACTGTTTCAACAATGTAGTTGAGCAAGAACACCAAGACACGTAACTCTCACCGTTTGATGTACGAGTGGATGGGACAACGTTGAGCGTCTGGCGGTTATATAGAACTCCACGGCCATGAAGCAGCTGTGACCTTGAGCGGATGTCACACGACCTTGGGGCAGGTAAACTTTCCGTATCCGCCCCTCCTATACGCGGCAGTCAAACCTCCCGTATCCGTAAGGTGACGATGGTATAAATATCTCTTTGTCGTGTGCCGACCTTGTGAGGTCTCGTTCAAtattgcaaatatgtgttgTTGCTATTTTCAAAGCCTCTTACTGTTACAGGAAGTACCATGACATGCGCATCAATGATGTTATAAGATCTTTTActgaaaaaagatgaaaaattcCAACTGAGACATAAATAAGTACGTTCGTCTGAAATTACTTGAACTTTACATTCGGCATTTTTTGGAAGTCGGATGAGTACTTTGCCCTTCGTAATACTTTTAGTAGTCCATTTGATCAAACAGTATACATAGCCTTTGCATAGTAGCCATGGATTTTAAATTTTTATGTATGGTTTAAGACTGGAGATAAACGACACACTGCTGATTACCTCAATTTAATGATCGTCTTTGAGAACTTTGAGTGTAGTTCTTTTGCGTATTTTTGGTGCAATTTCTGAACATTTGGAGGTGTCTAAGACAGTTAAGTCTAAACCTAAACAATTAAGTCTCGACTTGTAGATCTGGCTGGCCAGGCACGTTTGCAGCTTTTTATTTCATTCCTGTTTCTGTCAATTTCAAAATGGGTTATACATATTTAGACCACTGCTCCAGCCAtggagttgaacacacataccactaccagtggactaaccTCTAGTGTAGTGATTTGTGTGGCCCagtggagatgggcaccgccatATGCACACTTGGTGCGGAAATAGCTTTGCGGAGAGGACAAAAGACAGTTGGGATCTATAAAACGACTGGATACTAGGCTAACTGAgctataaattttttttttttcgttcccgCAAACAGCCGAgccccgggttggaaatgtgGTTCTAGTATAATTATGAGGCCAATCGAGATAATGGCACGCGCTCAATATGGCCCTGCAAGCTGTAAAATCATAGCAATTAGGGAAGTAATAATGTGTATCTGTTTAAATGTATTAGTGTATTCGTATTGGCACCGTTTGTCGCCATTCCTCGACACTGTGACCTGCTTGTGTCAGAGGTCATGCACATAAGTTTGCAACCGGGCGGGTCATGTGACCACTGGACTGGTGCATGTTTTGTGTGGTTGAAATCTCACGAGAGCATACGAGATTTGTGTCTTTTCAAAATGGTTCTGGAGATTTTGTAGGTCAGGATGGGCAGCCAAATTTGAATCGACATAAATCAATATTACCATGCTTGGCGAAGCCTTATTCTCAGTATCAAATATTCATTACGAGGAATAGTCTACCAGGTCGTGGATTACTTCAAGAAATGGTTGCCTCCATGCGAGTTGATTACACACAGAGAGTTGACCGAGATGGACTACCAAGTAAGGTAGTCCCATATATAGTCTTTTGAGCCTGAAGGGGCAGTATGTTATTACCCACTGTGTCTTGAGCAGATCCATGTCTTGGAAGCCACCTCCAATTGACTGTTGCTATGAGTATCACTGGAACCACATTTCTTCTCCATAAGGTCATATgctattgatttgattatatggatgatatccacgCGCGTATTAAATTTCGATCGTGTCCAAAAGTTTTGAACCATACTGTAactcatgatgatgatgatgttagtCGTACAAAGTGGCCGAAAGATGAGAAATTATCTGCCGTAGATCTAAACCTTTTCGCACCATGTTTTTTTGGTTTCCAGACAGCTACGCGAAACAAGCTCGTCTCACAGAGAGCGATGACTGGTTGACCCAATAGGAGAAACGTTAAGCCCTGGTCGTACTTTCCATTGCCTTTTCCAAAGATA
Coding sequences within it:
- the LOC118424268 gene encoding uncharacterized protein LOC118424268, with protein sequence MKAFIVIALLCLGGTQASLLDDLAAATTAALDGILSTAQTAAQELLDTYVPVLGQTAQQLVGEAVQNLGDSLTGLLSGKKKRQEFQTEIGSILHDGVMDLLEHTTQAIQNVQTALTGTIDSLFGTGTTDPAQAIATTRRLLLSNRLKAKQAIAATKIRMSRGFFDDLAAGVSTIFQPVIDQASVAFNQLVDAATAVGAQVVDHGTTLLNNLSTTVNDTINSLTAVAQPYIDDANTIINSVSNHFTETFGAGTTA